The sequence AAAATTACATGCTGTAGGAAAGCGAAAGGTTTCCTATGATATTTCCAGGTTTTCTTTGATTCCACACAGCCCATCAATAAGTGTTGATTAGCAGAGAGAATGACCTCAAGTCACGTCAGCTGTAGGATGTGTTTtcctggagggaaaggaagaatatGATTTCCGCCTCTTAAAGATAAGGATTATCACaggttttaaaagcataattttgcTCTTATTGTCTTTCAAATGAAGGGAAAGGCTAATGGTAGGTCAGTGTTTAATCATTTGAAATGCCAAGGCTTTGTCAAATATTAAATCATCAATGCGTCAAACGTCGGACCTCAGATTTAGATTCTCTGGGTTAAACAGCTGCATTATGATAGAAGAGAATTTAGTTACTTACCAATTTTGGGCATTTACATATCAGTCACTTATTTGCCAATGCACTTGCCTTTTAGGTTTGACCATATGACCTTTCAAATGTGAGACAGGCTTTTCCAGAGAGTCCGTAGTCTGGATTCTTTAAGTGATACTATTACTTTTGATATCAATGGGATGCATTTCAAGCCCAATTTGTTGAGACCCACAAATCCCATTGTCTCAGCAGcgaaaaaaaagttattatttttaaaaggtgatgATAAAAGTAATAGAATATTAATTTAGTGATATTTCAGGCATTCAGTGTGAGTTTCTGCATCATGTCATTTTCATTGCCAGGTCATCTGTATATATCTATGTCAGACTTATATTTCTCACATGTAAGTCCTATTTATGCTGAAGGTTTCATTAACTGATTTCAGTTTCAACTGTATGGATGCTGAAGGAACCAAAATGCCCACCATTTCAACCAGAATTCCCTTCTACCTGTGGATAAACTGCTTCTAACTCAAACGATATCAGTCCTGCATATTAAAGAAcatgatataaaaatatattattaatgCTTCAGATTGGCAGGTCTTACAAATCAatatattttcactgtttttaatgTGGCTGATCTGACTTATGCTGGCTGAAGACTcatatgctttttttcagtgcttagGAATTTGATATTATGCTGCTTTGTTACAGAGAAGGAACAAGAAAACCGAATAGCAAAGGTGGAAAGTGAAAGAGCTCCGTTTTAAGGTTATTCAAATATTAGTTTGGGGAAAATTAGAgcataaaaccacaaaaacagaTTTATAGCACGATTTCATTGTTCCGGACAGGTCacaataatatttaattatgtttttgcCATGTATGACCAAGCAATGTTTAATGCAGAGGCTATGACAGATGGGATAACCTACTGATAGTACTATTCTTGAACATAAGTTTTGCAGAGTTTGCTTCCTGCTCTGAGTCACTCACATTCTCAGTTTCTCTGGCCTGTGTTCAAGCTCATGCTCCAACCTACCCGTGCAATGTAGTTATTTCTGCTTAACACCAGCTATTCAGCTCAGATACAGGCTTGTCTTGTCTTAGCTAAGATACCAATGAATATAGCAATTAGAAGCAGGATTCAAAATTTGTTACAACGTTGAATGGTTTAGCTCATGGTTTCTTGTTATGCACAAGTTTCTAACAGTACTCCTGAAATATATCAGCGTTTCTACTGTATAATGTGAATTATGGTGGTTTCAATATGTTCTACGGCATTTACATTAATAAGAAACTCTACTATTTTCATAATTAATAATACAATTGGAATATCTACATCTGCCAGTGTGAGATTTTCTAGAGAATTTACATTACTTCAGTAGGAAATTGAAATACTTTCCCTATTAACCCCTTAGGATTCCTGAATTGTGGATGGTTTTATATGGCTCCCAAAGAAGTTGACTGAGATTCAGTTTGAGTCTAAGACACCTAAAATTAGTCTACATGTGAATTAAGTGTCTAAGCTCTTGTTGTAGTCAAATGAGATCTAGggaatacaaaataaaagacCGAGCTATTCAGTTGACTCTCAAATGATCACCTATATTTTGTCTGCTGAATGGATCCCATCTCCATTGATTACATTCATTACCTATCCAAGTTAGAGATAGATTGCCTAAACATTGACCTCTGGAGACAATTTAGATACCTTTGGTCCTCTGTAGGACTTGTGTCACATCTACCAGTCCCACATGAACATCAAGGATATCTCAGGGTATTTCAGGTGGCATTAGGAACATTTTCAGGCAATTGAATCACAGTATAGGTGTCTTAATGTGGAAATCTGCCCGGGGGAAAGCATTTTGCAGGATGTTTTCCACATAAGTCCTTGTTTTGAAGAGTTCATATtgaattacagaaattaaatagtggtgggagaagagaaggaaagattCATGTGACTTGTCAACAGCAGAGACAGGTACTTTTAAGCTACCCAGAGCTATGCACTCTTTGTGCTGTCTATTTGTCACTTCCTCCCTCCGCCCCTGTCTGCTTAACAATTATTGCTGAAGGCAAGCTGAGCAGTGTTTAACATGACCACAGGATCCTGATTCTCAGAAGCAATGAATAAATGTCTCAAAGCACTAGAGTCCACTTCTACAAGTAAAGGACAATCTCTGGCTCATTTCTCACATGTAGATCAGTTACATTCTCATTGTGTCCAGTGGTTGAGCATTCACTTTTGCTGGATGCAGCAACCATGCAACTATGTTGAATCATTAACAAAAGATAGTTACGCCTAGACTTGAGTATAGCAGTGAgtgtttcaaaattaatttctgttcaattttttttccttttttttttttaatttcccttttaaGTAAAAGAAACCCGATGAAAAAAATGGCTGTGCAGGTCTGTGTTTCCCTATTGAGAAAGTAGATCCTGCAAAACTTTGTTGTACTGGTTAAAGTCAGGTAGGAATATCAAGCGacattttccttcttgtctCCATGCAGCTTTCAGAGGGAATCAATGCTGGCCAAGGACTAGGTATTGAAATCATTGCTACTTTCCAGCTGGTATTGTGTGTCCTTGCCACCACAGACCGAAGAAGGAATGATGTCTCAGGATCAGCACCTTTGGCCATTGGTCTCTCCGTTGCCTTGGGACATCTTCTTGCTGTAAGTTTTAGCTCTCACAGTTGGTATCTGCAATGTCTCACCTCAGGATGGGTCAGTGAAGGCAGGAAGATGATGGGCAgatggtggttttttccttctccttccacttCAGAGACTGACCTTGTTTCTGCAACATGCATGGCCCTTCTTTCTTGAGCCATGTGGCTATGGCAATAAGTGATGTGGTTGCACATCTGGGAGGAGTCGCTGCATTAGCACCTTTTTCCCTGGTGGGACAGGACAGGCACATGGCAAACAgcctttccccttttttctgaGGAAGAGCGGGTGGGATGGATGAAGCAGTTGTGAGCATCCAAACCATGCTGCAGGCTCCCACTTGCCCTCCTGTGTAATGCAGATGCCACGTGTGCATCACTGCCTCACCACTAGTTCTCTTTCCACCTCCTAGATTGATTACACCGGTTGTGGAATTAACCCAGCCAGATCTTTTGGCTCAGCGCTGATTGCCAACAACTTTGAAAATCACTGGGTAagttgaataattttttttaacttacaaGAGGCTCTGCATATGCATAATATACAagatcagaaatatttaaacacataTCATTAGCACGCAGTGGGTTGCcatttctattttgtttaaCAAAGAATAATCTCCTTTTGCTCCTGACCAGCCTCACATCACAAAGTCCTCAAGCTGTGTATGGTCAAAGTAATGCAGTAGATTTTCTTTGGTTATTTGCctttatgtttatttatttcaaatattttaaatgttaaagcCTAATTACACAGAATCCTGTATTGAATATTTAGCGTTTAAACTGAGTTTGTTAAATTCTACTGCTTAATCTAGTAAAACCTAATTTAAGAAGATTCTTAAGCAGGTTTATAAACTGAAATGGATCATCCAATATTTGGAAGCTAATAAAATGTTCATCTTAAAGTTAAGTGTCTGCATATATGCTTTCATGCAGAATCTCTCTGAAACACTATAAATTTTAGATTATTCCCTGTGGTTAAATGTGTTACTTATTTCACAAAACTCAATAAAGAAGGCTGATATAAAAGCTCTAAATGAGCATGTGTtcttgaatatttaaaatgtagcttGTTCTAACTCTCCTACTCATGATTTTGGCAGCCAGTTGCATAGGCATTTGTGGAAATTTAGTGGTAGTACAATGGCTTATGAAAATTTTGGATATGGATGCAATCTTAAtctaaaaagtaaaacacaaaaGGAGGACACTGGGGAAATGTTGCCATTATCTCCCACTTAAACACTTCTATTCGGTTACTAAGGTAAGGTAACTATGCTAGTAGCTagtaatttcagaatttcacataaaaaaatattttcctttgtacaGAGAGAAGGGGATAGAGATAATAATATGTATTAAACCACTGATATtgctgaataaaagaaaatatgttttcagacTTAGGAACTCTTTGGCCATGCAAATTCATCAAAATCATAtgttatttctaataaaatcaACCTATCTACAAAGATACTTTTACTACCTCTCCCTCCAAACTTTAAGTGATTAGACCAGTACAATTACAGCAATATCGCTAGCTAAAGAGCAGCTGGTAGCAAATAAGGCCCCTAATTAGGTCCTCAGTCAGTATTGCTTTCTAATTCACTGTTCTCTGAAAGTTAGTGGGAGAATGGAATCTAATGCCCTTGTTGCTTTTAGAAATGGTGTCCCCCTGCCAAATCTGTCTGGagtaacagagatgttttacCAGCAGATACCTAAGTTTAAACATCAGAACTTGACAACATAGTCACAGTTATTAATCCCTGGGTCTATTGCCAATTCACAGTGAAAATATTGTGGTTTCTTGCCATGCGGTTAAGTAAATATTCAGGTGATGAACTGCAATTCTGATGTTTTCACTGTAAATTTCCTGGTGAAAATCCTCAGAGGTGATTTTCAGAACAGCTTCAAATGCAGTAATACCTGATGTATTAACTGGTCTTGGAACTGTGTTTCAGATCTTCTGGGTTGGCCCAATCATTGGAGGAGCAAGTGCTGCCCTGATTTACGACTTCATCTTGGCTCCCAGAAGCAGCGACCTGACTGACCGCGTGAAGGTGTGGACCAGCGGCCAAGTAGAAGAGTATGATCTGGAAGGAGATGATATGAACTCCCGTGTTGAAATGAAGCCAAAATAAAgaaggacaaggaaaaaaaaaaaaaaaaaaagcacattggTTTCCGAAGATTTTATCAGTGTTATAGACTCTTTGTAAACCAGCAAGCagtactttgttttttaattcaatatgattttccattttttgctcCCAATCTTAATAGCATTTTTATATCTGGGGTTTTTCAATTACAAAGTCTTCAGGCCAAGAAGTCATTAGACGCTTTTGCGTGAGCTAAATAAATTGGGCTGAAATTTAACCCCTACCTCACCACCACCAAATTTTCTGGTGTCTTAGCGTGGGTGGTTCTCCCAGCACATCACTCAGTAATGATAAGTAGTTGGAATGACCAGTCTGTTTGCTGAAAGAATAGATACCGAGGACAGAGAACCATCTGTACCAACAATGGGGGCCTTATAtcggaaaaaatatttatacaaatatGCAAGGCTGGTATCTAATTCCAGCAGTGCATGTGAAAAACTTTCTCAAATCATTGCCCAAAAGCATCTTTTGGAAGGAAAGGCCACTAAAAATTACTTGTTATGTAGAATTAACTGTAATTTTCTAAATGATTGATAGTCTCTGAGAAAGAGGGCCAGAAAGTTAAGCAGGGCAGGAATCTCCAGAGTCCCAGGATCCATTTGGTTTTTCCGGTGTTTCATTCTCCCTGAACCTGCATCCAGCTCATTGTGAGGGGAGAGAATATATGACAAAAAATGTATAGATATATTAATTCCTGGGAAGTAAAAACTAGTAGTCAAACTGGAGATAGCAATAACAATGGCAACAAGTACAACATGGTGCCAATGTGTAAACAGGATCTGATTGTTCCTGTGACTGCCCTGCTTTGTTCATCTTACGTAATTTAACTGTATGTTTTAAAGCAaaccaggaataaaaaaaaaaggcccctTTCCTCCTGACCCCATTCTGGTAGCCAGTGCTGTGACATTCAGGGACAATGAATAGATATACACACAGTATATTTTCTAATGAGGGACAAATACATACCTGTGTGTAAGTCCATTTCGGGGgtcattgctttgtttttatatatatatatatatatatataaatgtttatatatttgttttatacAGAAAGCCTAGTATActgttttgtaagaaaataagaGCATAAGACAAG comes from Grus americana isolate bGruAme1 chromosome 2, bGruAme1.mat, whole genome shotgun sequence and encodes:
- the AQP1 gene encoding aquaporin-1; amino-acid sequence: MASEFKKKIFWRAVVAEFLAMSLFIFISIGSALGFSFPVVGNKTSTRSQDNVKVSLAFGLSIATMAQSVGHISGAHLNPAVTLGLLLSCQISIFKALMYIIAQCLGAVVATAILSGVTSSLPNNLLGLNSLSEGINAGQGLGIEIIATFQLVLCVLATTDRRRNDVSGSAPLAIGLSVALGHLLAIDYTGCGINPARSFGSALIANNFENHWIFWVGPIIGGASAALIYDFILAPRSSDLTDRVKVWTSGQVEEYDLEGDDMNSRVEMKPK